A single region of the Chitinophaga niabensis genome encodes:
- the mutY gene encoding A/G-specific adenine glycosylase has protein sequence MNDTKRFFTDCILTWNRLHNSRTMPWKGEKNPYRIWLSEIILQQTRVEQGWPYYERFIGAYPTVDKLAQAPEEEVFRLWQGLGYYARCKNMLAAARMISSTHKNQFPKTYEEIAALKGVGAYTAAAIASFAFNLPHAVLDGNVYRVLARYFGIDTPIDSTAGKKLFTALANEVLPKDQAGAYNQAIMDFGAVVCKPQLPLCSSCLLAPRCEAFQKGLTDLVPVKSKKLKIKKRYFHYLLLEQKGRVFIRKRTGKDIWQNLHEFFLLETSAPATDAALQQSAGFQSLLGHLDYKIVDSTAEIKQQLTHQTIYARFIRLQVPLAFNAPDGYQLVTEKQLQELAFPKIIVDYLQR, from the coding sequence ATGAACGATACTAAAAGATTTTTTACGGACTGTATCCTTACATGGAACCGCCTCCATAACAGCCGGACCATGCCCTGGAAAGGTGAAAAAAATCCTTACCGTATCTGGCTTTCAGAGATAATTTTGCAGCAAACCCGCGTTGAGCAAGGCTGGCCGTACTATGAAAGGTTCATTGGCGCCTACCCCACGGTGGATAAACTGGCCCAGGCCCCGGAAGAAGAGGTTTTCCGCCTCTGGCAGGGACTCGGTTATTATGCCCGCTGTAAAAATATGCTGGCAGCCGCCCGCATGATCTCCTCCACGCATAAGAACCAGTTTCCGAAAACCTATGAAGAAATTGCCGCACTCAAAGGTGTTGGGGCTTATACAGCCGCCGCCATTGCTTCTTTTGCGTTCAATCTTCCCCATGCCGTGCTGGATGGTAATGTGTACCGTGTGCTGGCAAGGTATTTTGGCATAGATACTCCTATCGATAGTACAGCTGGCAAAAAATTATTCACCGCCCTGGCCAATGAGGTGCTCCCTAAAGATCAGGCAGGTGCTTATAATCAGGCAATTATGGATTTTGGTGCGGTGGTATGCAAACCCCAGTTACCTTTATGTTCATCCTGCTTGCTGGCACCCCGCTGTGAGGCCTTTCAAAAAGGACTGACTGACCTGGTCCCTGTTAAATCCAAGAAGCTCAAGATCAAAAAAAGGTACTTTCATTACCTCCTGCTGGAACAGAAAGGCCGGGTTTTCATTCGCAAACGCACAGGGAAAGATATCTGGCAGAACCTTCACGAGTTCTTTCTGCTGGAAACATCTGCCCCTGCCACCGATGCAGCCCTGCAACAATCTGCTGGTTTTCAAAGTCTGCTGGGCCATCTCGACTACAAGATCGTGGATTCCACTGCAGAAATAAAGCAGCAGCTCACGCACCAGACGATCTATGCAAGATTTATCAGGTTACAGGTACCTCTTGCATTTAATGCCCCGGACGGATATCAGCTGGTTACGGAAAAGCAACTGCAGGAACTGGCCTTCCCCAAGATCATAGTGGATTACCTGCAACGATGA
- a CDS encoding DUF3109 family protein translates to MIVIDDKYISDDVVEKNFVCNLNACKGACCVAGDCGAPLEEAELKVLKKIYPKIKPYLREEGIKEIEKTGLHTWDDEHGHVTPIVNGAICAYATINEAGHVGCGIEKAYNDGVVDYKKPISCHLYPIRITKYESFEAVNYDKWSICKPACKLGNELKVPVYKFLKEAITRKYGAEFYQVLDKIATKQHLD, encoded by the coding sequence ATGATTGTGATCGATGATAAATACATCAGCGATGATGTGGTTGAAAAAAATTTCGTGTGCAACCTCAATGCATGCAAAGGGGCCTGCTGCGTAGCAGGAGACTGTGGCGCTCCCCTCGAAGAAGCAGAACTCAAGGTCCTCAAAAAGATCTACCCAAAGATCAAACCTTATCTCCGCGAGGAAGGCATTAAAGAAATAGAAAAAACCGGGCTGCATACCTGGGATGATGAACATGGCCATGTTACACCTATTGTGAATGGCGCTATCTGCGCATATGCCACCATCAATGAAGCCGGGCATGTAGGCTGCGGAATAGAAAAGGCCTATAACGATGGCGTGGTGGATTATAAAAAACCCATCTCCTGCCACCTCTACCCCATCCGCATCACTAAATATGAATCTTTCGAAGCGGTGAACTACGATAAATGGAGCATCTGTAAACCTGCCTGCAAACTGGGCAATGAGCTGAAAGTACCTGTTTATAAATTCCTGAAAGAAGCCATTACGCGCAAGTACGGCGCTGAGTTCTACCAGGTGCTGGATAAGATAGCTACCAAGCAGCATCTTGATTGA
- a CDS encoding HU family DNA-binding protein, which translates to MRKADLINNIAEKTGIPKVDVLVTLEAMFKEVKEALANGEHIYIRGFGSFITKKRAAKIGRNIKKNVAVEIPEHYIPAFKPSKEFVAEVKKLKSS; encoded by the coding sequence ATGAGAAAAGCTGATTTGATTAACAACATTGCTGAAAAAACCGGCATCCCCAAAGTAGATGTGTTAGTAACACTCGAGGCCATGTTCAAGGAAGTTAAGGAGGCGTTAGCAAATGGCGAGCATATCTACATTCGCGGATTCGGCAGTTTCATTACGAAGAAACGTGCAGCCAAGATTGGCCGTAACATTAAGAAAAATGTTGCCGTCGAAATCCCCGAGCACTACATTCCAGCATTTAAGCCATCTAAAGAGTTCGTTGCCGAAGTAAAGAAGCTTAAAAGTTCTTAG
- a CDS encoding LutB/LldF family L-lactate oxidation iron-sulfur protein has protein sequence MNKTASTFLSESEIKAADLSHRKTINFNISKYNAAVVNGKRQFSDLPTARERAKNVKWKAIENLDKHLEDFEMNFMKRGGKVIWAENAEQAREAILEICKAKNCKTVVKSKSMATEEIHLNDFLQENNIESVETDLGEYIQQLDNEPPYHIVTPAMHKSKEQIAELFTKKLGTVPGLNPEQLTLVARDKLRQKYLEAEVGITGANFILADIGGIAVTENEGNARLSTSFPKTHIALVGIEKVLPSVNDLALFWPLLATYGTGQNITSYNTIFTGPRQEGEIDGPDEMYVIFLDNGRTNILKDEVARESLYCIRCGSCLNACPVYKNIGGHTYNTTYSGPIGAVITPHLQGMEKYMHLSFASSLCGNCTEVCPVRINLHELLLHNRHKAVEENHTTGAEKMGWFGWKQACLSRRMMNLVGGKTKNIVVGKLFGKAWGNDERAMPDFAPKSFNQLWKERKK, from the coding sequence ATGAATAAGACGGCAAGCACCTTTCTTTCTGAAAGTGAAATAAAAGCGGCTGATCTGAGTCACCGCAAAACGATCAACTTCAATATCAGCAAGTATAATGCTGCCGTTGTGAACGGTAAGCGGCAATTCTCTGATCTGCCCACTGCGAGGGAACGGGCTAAGAATGTGAAGTGGAAAGCCATTGAGAACCTGGATAAACACCTGGAAGATTTTGAGATGAACTTCATGAAGCGGGGCGGAAAGGTGATCTGGGCAGAAAATGCAGAGCAGGCAAGAGAAGCGATACTGGAGATCTGCAAAGCCAAAAACTGCAAGACCGTTGTGAAGAGTAAATCGATGGCCACAGAAGAGATCCATCTGAACGACTTCCTCCAGGAAAATAATATTGAAAGTGTAGAAACGGACCTTGGTGAATACATCCAGCAACTGGATAATGAGCCGCCGTACCATATTGTTACGCCGGCCATGCATAAAAGTAAGGAACAGATCGCGGAGCTTTTCACTAAAAAGCTGGGCACTGTTCCAGGACTCAACCCGGAACAACTTACCCTGGTAGCCCGTGATAAACTCCGCCAGAAATACCTGGAAGCAGAAGTAGGTATCACCGGCGCCAACTTCATCCTGGCAGACATCGGTGGTATTGCGGTAACAGAAAATGAAGGAAATGCACGGTTAAGTACTTCTTTCCCTAAAACACATATTGCACTTGTTGGTATAGAGAAGGTACTGCCTTCTGTGAATGATCTTGCCCTCTTCTGGCCGCTGCTGGCTACTTATGGTACAGGACAGAATATCACTTCCTACAATACCATCTTTACCGGCCCGCGCCAGGAAGGTGAAATTGACGGGCCTGATGAGATGTATGTGATCTTTTTAGACAATGGCCGTACGAACATCCTCAAAGATGAAGTGGCACGTGAAAGCCTTTACTGCATCCGTTGCGGCTCCTGCCTCAATGCCTGCCCTGTTTACAAGAACATCGGCGGCCATACTTACAACACCACCTACAGCGGTCCTATCGGTGCGGTGATCACACCTCACCTGCAGGGCATGGAAAAATATATGCACCTTAGTTTTGCTTCCTCCCTTTGCGGGAACTGTACGGAGGTTTGCCCGGTGCGCATTAACCTCCATGAGCTTTTGCTGCATAACAGGCATAAGGCTGTGGAAGAGAATCATACCACAGGGGCTGAAAAGATGGGTTGGTTTGGATGGAAACAGGCTTGCCTGAGCCGCCGGATGATGAACCTCGTAGGCGGTAAAACAAAGAATATTGTAGTAGGGAAATTGTTTGGGAAAGCATGGGGAAATGATGAACGCGCAATGCCTGATTTTGCGCCGAAGTCATTTAACCAGTTGTGGAAGGAAAGGAAGAAATAA
- a CDS encoding single-stranded DNA-binding protein translates to MRGVNKVILIGNLGRDPDVQFLEGNIAVAKFSLATTETFKDRAGKLISQTEWHTVVLWRGLAELAQKYLHKGSLVYIEGRLRTRSWEDKEGNKKFATEVVGDNLVMLDKRMDVNNGDHHIPHHASGSSSPGGPGGHGEGFTGIELPPMSEPADDLPF, encoded by the coding sequence ATGAGAGGTGTTAATAAAGTAATCCTGATTGGCAATCTTGGCAGAGACCCCGATGTTCAATTCCTGGAAGGTAATATCGCCGTGGCTAAATTCTCCCTTGCCACCACCGAAACATTCAAAGACCGCGCAGGCAAACTCATTTCCCAAACAGAATGGCATACTGTAGTTCTTTGGAGAGGCCTGGCCGAACTAGCGCAAAAGTATCTGCACAAAGGCAGTTTAGTCTATATTGAAGGACGCCTGCGTACCCGCAGCTGGGAAGACAAGGAAGGAAATAAGAAATTTGCCACGGAAGTAGTAGGCGATAACCTGGTTATGCTGGATAAAAGGATGGATGTTAATAATGGCGACCACCATATACCCCACCATGCTTCAGGATCTTCTTCCCCCGGAGGCCCGGGCGGCCACGGAGAAGGTTTCACCGGGATCGAGCTCCCACCCATGAGCGAACCTGCCGACGATCTTCCTTTCTGA
- a CDS encoding tetratricopeptide repeat protein, with amino-acid sequence MQKNQLLLIGLAVAVVSVLFAFGRITPKVHGHEHASASGNAMPEGQGAAVANFSDLLKKAKEKVPADKLAEITRLENTVVRGDVSSQQATAYRQLYTIWDHLNELPIAAYYAAEAAKLENSGKNLTFAANLFLDHLSHTQDAGVRMWEANMALELLDRAIALEPNNDTLKIKKGSLLVSNTSEPMKGIGILREVAERNPDFLDAQLTLANFSITSGQFDKAIDRMEDVLKRHPEEPKAIFLLAVAHQSKGEKDKAISLLRQCRKLIKDPSLAAEIDEYIKSIK; translated from the coding sequence GTGCAAAAAAATCAACTACTTCTTATTGGTCTTGCTGTTGCCGTAGTGTCGGTTTTATTCGCATTTGGACGCATAACGCCGAAGGTGCACGGGCATGAACATGCCTCTGCATCGGGGAACGCTATGCCAGAAGGCCAGGGCGCTGCTGTAGCGAACTTTTCTGATCTGCTGAAAAAAGCGAAAGAAAAAGTTCCTGCAGACAAACTCGCTGAAATTACCCGATTGGAAAACACCGTCGTTCGCGGCGACGTTAGCTCACAGCAGGCTACTGCTTACAGGCAGCTATACACTATTTGGGACCATCTCAATGAGCTCCCTATTGCTGCATATTATGCGGCCGAAGCCGCTAAGTTGGAAAATTCCGGAAAAAACCTCACCTTTGCAGCCAATTTATTTTTAGACCATCTCTCGCATACACAAGACGCGGGCGTAAGGATGTGGGAAGCCAATATGGCTTTGGAGTTGCTGGACAGGGCCATTGCGCTTGAACCTAACAATGACACGCTGAAGATAAAGAAAGGATCGTTGCTGGTAAGTAATACCAGTGAGCCGATGAAGGGTATTGGTATTTTACGGGAAGTGGCGGAAAGGAATCCTGATTTCCTGGACGCCCAGCTTACTTTAGCCAATTTCAGCATCACATCCGGGCAGTTCGATAAAGCGATCGATAGAATGGAAGATGTTTTAAAACGTCATCCGGAGGAACCGAAAGCCATATTCCTATTGGCTGTAGCACATCAGAGCAAAGGAGAGAAAGATAAAGCCATCTCATTGTTACGGCAGTGCAGGAAGCTGATCAAAGATCCCTCGCTGGCCGCAGAGATAGATGAATACATTAAAAGCATTAAGTAA
- the gldD gene encoding gliding motility lipoprotein GldD encodes MRPVIYFFLAALIFTAAACQQQGFTPKPRGFFRVDFPKKEYRLFDEPGYPYSFEYPVYANIVKDTLFFDAKAENPWWINVDFPQFNSKVYMSYKTVGAQNSLDKLINDAFKLTYKHTLKAESINEEEISTPNNVHGLFYEVGGNAASAKQFYVTDSFHHYLRGALYFYAPPNADSLAPMHKFLQEDMWHLVETLKWKANK; translated from the coding sequence ATGAGACCGGTAATCTATTTCTTCCTGGCAGCGCTCATATTTACTGCCGCAGCCTGCCAGCAACAAGGGTTTACCCCTAAGCCGAGGGGATTTTTCAGGGTGGATTTCCCAAAAAAAGAATACCGCCTTTTCGATGAACCGGGCTACCCCTACTCCTTCGAATATCCTGTATACGCCAATATCGTAAAGGATACCCTCTTTTTTGATGCCAAAGCCGAGAATCCCTGGTGGATCAATGTTGACTTCCCGCAATTCAACAGTAAGGTATACATGAGCTACAAAACAGTAGGAGCACAGAATTCGCTGGATAAACTGATCAACGACGCCTTTAAACTTACTTACAAACATACCCTCAAAGCAGAATCCATTAACGAAGAGGAGATCAGTACTCCCAACAATGTACATGGCTTGTTCTACGAAGTAGGCGGCAATGCTGCTTCCGCGAAACAATTCTATGTAACGGATTCCTTTCATCATTATTTGCGCGGAGCGTTGTATTTTTACGCACCACCCAATGCAGATTCGCTGGCGCCCATGCACAAATTCCTGCAGGAAGATATGTGGCACCTGGTGGAAACACTGAAATGGAAAGCTAATAAATGA
- the gldE gene encoding gliding motility-associated protein GldE, whose product MFLLVIFILLLLTFIVSGAEVAFFSLTYKDLNVLKTRQNSAGKMITRLLENPKPLLASLQIANILFNIAFIFITNYLIAQVESLRELEFLSFIVRIAIITFVLLFFGQILPRVWATQNNMRFATYFAWFIHIIHATLEPISNFFVNMSEGIEARLFHRSTRPINYHEIDEVIEMSVEPGASQEEKNIVRGILKFGNIAVKQIMRTRLDVNGLEYDMPFGEVVKKVAELHYSRLPVYKNNLDTIVGVIHTKDLLQHLGKGDDFDWHEVLRQPFFVHEHKLIEDLLNEFQTRHMHFAVVVDEFGGTSGIVTLEDIMEEVIGDIKDEFDEDEFNYNKVNDHTYVFEGKTMLNDVCRIMDIAPDTFESVKGESDSIGGLILELSGKFPEENSVISYENFDFTVLEVTKMRIQKVQISYKTGIESE is encoded by the coding sequence GTGTTTTTGCTGGTTATTTTTATCCTGCTCCTGCTCACCTTCATTGTGTCCGGCGCCGAAGTAGCTTTCTTTTCACTTACCTACAAGGACCTCAATGTGCTCAAAACCCGGCAGAATAGTGCAGGGAAGATGATCACGCGGTTACTGGAGAACCCGAAACCCTTACTGGCTTCCCTCCAGATCGCCAACATCCTGTTCAATATTGCCTTCATTTTTATTACCAATTACCTCATTGCACAGGTAGAAAGCCTGCGGGAGCTGGAATTCCTCTCCTTCATTGTGCGTATTGCCATCATTACTTTTGTACTGCTGTTCTTTGGCCAGATCCTTCCCAGGGTATGGGCCACACAGAATAATATGCGCTTTGCCACCTACTTTGCCTGGTTCATCCATATCATCCATGCTACCCTGGAGCCTATCAGCAACTTCTTTGTGAACATGAGCGAAGGCATAGAAGCCCGCCTTTTTCACAGAAGCACCCGCCCCATCAACTATCATGAGATCGATGAAGTGATTGAAATGAGTGTGGAACCCGGCGCTTCGCAGGAAGAAAAGAACATCGTACGGGGCATCCTCAAATTCGGCAACATTGCTGTTAAACAGATCATGCGCACCCGCCTGGATGTAAATGGGCTGGAATACGATATGCCTTTCGGTGAAGTGGTGAAAAAAGTGGCCGAACTCCACTATTCCCGCCTGCCCGTTTATAAGAACAACCTGGATACCATTGTAGGCGTGATCCATACCAAAGACCTCCTGCAACACCTGGGGAAAGGAGATGATTTCGACTGGCATGAAGTATTACGCCAGCCTTTCTTTGTGCATGAGCATAAACTGATCGAAGACCTGCTCAACGAATTCCAGACCCGCCATATGCATTTTGCCGTGGTAGTGGATGAATTTGGTGGTACCTCCGGCATTGTAACCCTGGAAGATATCATGGAAGAGGTGATCGGGGATATTAAAGACGAATTTGACGAAGACGAGTTCAACTATAATAAAGTAAACGATCATACCTACGTTTTTGAAGGTAAGACCATGCTGAACGACGTTTGCCGGATCATGGACATTGCACCGGATACTTTTGAATCCGTGAAGGGAGAAAGTGATTCCATCGGCGGGCTGATCCTTGAACTCTCCGGTAAATTCCCGGAAGAGAACAGCGTGATCAGCTATGAGAACTTTGATTTCACGGTGCTCGAAGTAACCAAAATGCGCATCCAGAAAGTGCAGATCAGCTATAAAACAGGTATTGAAAGCGAATGA
- a CDS encoding L,D-transpeptidase family protein produces the protein MQKKLVYLSLIIIVILAACQQGKRSGKEGINRDTSHYTKQEYIAQALDSNFVGTFLDRNPQFAAYGEAIRDFYRKRGYHYAWINEEGITEQAGGFMNMMRQDEESGIKDSTLDKSRVMALYDSLALMGDSLNRTDSIVPITELTLTGQFFVYGNLVWGGITSDNAKNLEWFIPRKKIDISSLLDSVIANPKERISKEEPVNRQYKLLRDELQKLALIVSKHPAWDSLKLADKKKTFKLGDSSVLIPVIKQRLSLLGDLKEKDTSALFTQPLDSALKNYQERMGHKPDGIIKQQTLDALNRPLEHYMHQLMLNMERLRWVPVEVNTDYILVNIPEFKMHAYENGKLAWDCNVVVGTPGASTVIFSREMKFIVFSPYWNVPPGILSKEVLPGIKRSGNGYLNRLNMEIVGSSGKVLPLSSINVSKYSGSNFPYIVRQKPGGANSLGKVKFLFPNEYNIYLHDTPSKGLFNETKRSFSHGCIRVSEPKRLAQWLLRKDSSWTEAKIDAAMNAGKEKYVTLKEKVPVYIGYFTAWVNYKGQLNFRDDVYGHDAKLAKLLFGK, from the coding sequence ATGCAGAAGAAGCTCGTCTACCTCTCACTCATCATCATTGTAATACTGGCCGCCTGCCAGCAGGGTAAAAGGTCCGGAAAGGAAGGGATCAACCGGGATACCAGCCATTATACCAAACAGGAATACATTGCCCAGGCCCTGGACAGTAATTTTGTGGGGACTTTCCTGGACAGGAATCCACAGTTTGCGGCCTATGGAGAAGCCATCCGCGACTTCTACCGCAAACGCGGATATCACTATGCCTGGATTAACGAAGAAGGTATCACCGAACAGGCCGGCGGATTTATGAACATGATGCGCCAGGATGAAGAGAGCGGTATTAAAGACAGTACGCTGGATAAAAGCCGCGTAATGGCATTGTATGATTCACTGGCCCTGATGGGAGATTCTCTCAACAGGACCGATTCCATTGTACCTATTACAGAGCTAACCCTCACCGGCCAGTTCTTCGTATATGGCAACCTGGTATGGGGTGGCATTACCAGTGATAATGCAAAGAACCTGGAATGGTTCATCCCACGCAAGAAAATAGATATCAGCAGCCTGCTGGATTCCGTGATCGCTAATCCCAAAGAAAGGATCAGTAAAGAAGAACCCGTGAACCGGCAGTATAAATTGCTGCGCGATGAATTGCAGAAACTCGCGCTCATCGTTAGCAAGCACCCTGCCTGGGATTCCCTGAAACTGGCAGACAAGAAAAAAACATTCAAGCTGGGCGATTCATCTGTTTTAATTCCGGTGATCAAACAACGCCTGAGCTTACTGGGTGATCTCAAAGAAAAGGATACTTCTGCGCTTTTCACGCAGCCGCTGGATTCCGCGCTAAAGAACTACCAGGAAAGGATGGGGCATAAACCGGATGGTATTATCAAACAGCAAACGCTGGATGCCCTGAACAGGCCATTGGAACATTATATGCATCAGCTGATGCTGAACATGGAACGTTTGCGCTGGGTACCGGTAGAAGTGAATACAGATTATATCCTCGTAAATATTCCCGAGTTTAAAATGCACGCATATGAAAATGGCAAACTGGCCTGGGATTGTAATGTAGTAGTGGGAACACCGGGTGCCAGCACCGTTATCTTCAGCCGCGAAATGAAATTCATTGTATTCAGTCCTTACTGGAATGTGCCACCGGGCATACTGAGCAAAGAAGTATTGCCGGGTATCAAACGCAGCGGTAATGGATATCTCAACAGGCTGAACATGGAGATTGTAGGTTCCAGCGGAAAGGTGCTCCCTTTAAGCTCCATCAATGTTTCTAAATACTCAGGCAGCAACTTCCCTTACATCGTAAGGCAGAAACCGGGCGGCGCCAATTCATTGGGTAAAGTGAAATTCTTATTCCCCAACGAGTACAACATCTACCTGCACGATACCCCATCCAAAGGTTTGTTCAATGAAACCAAACGTTCCTTCAGCCATGGCTGCATCCGTGTGTCAGAACCCAAACGGCTGGCGCAATGGTTATTACGCAAAGATTCCAGCTGGACGGAAGCAAAAATAGATGCCGCCATGAATGCGGGCAAAGAAAAGTAT
- a CDS encoding Rne/Rng family ribonuclease, translating to MNKELIINAAPSGVEIALLEDKKLVELHHESGNPNFAVGDLYLGKVKKLIPGLNAAFVDVGFEKDAFLHYTDLSPYIRSILKFTQQAITDKTENFDFAKFKNEAEIIKTGKITEVLGGKPNILVQILKEPISSKGPRLSCEISLPGRFIVITPFNNIVAVSKKIHSSEERKRLQKIVEAIKPNNFGVIVRTAAEGKKTAELHEDLTMLVSTWKTIQDNLRNAAPPQKILSEQTKTASILRDLLNESFNRIVINDKNIYSDTKTYIQKIAPEKQDIVSYYHNGAPIFDHFGVTRQVKASFGKTVNLDSGVYLIIEATEALHVIDVNSGYKSSSNNQEQNALASNLEAAAEIARQLRLRDLGGIIIIDFIDMKLPENKKSVYEAMEKFMALDRAKHTILPISKFGLMQITRQRVKPEITISVAEDCPACKGTGKIGASMLIFEDIEKNLLYLLNHQHKGLTIRVHPILHSYLTKGWLRSKQWKWFFEYKKWIKLRADNNYHLTEYRFFDANDEEIKL from the coding sequence TTGAATAAGGAATTGATAATAAATGCAGCACCATCAGGTGTAGAAATTGCATTGCTGGAAGATAAAAAATTAGTGGAACTGCATCATGAAAGCGGAAACCCTAATTTTGCGGTGGGAGACCTTTATTTAGGCAAAGTGAAGAAACTCATCCCCGGTTTAAATGCGGCTTTTGTTGATGTGGGGTTCGAAAAGGATGCTTTTTTACATTATACTGATCTCAGTCCGTATATCCGTTCCATCCTCAAATTCACACAACAGGCCATTACCGATAAGACAGAGAACTTCGATTTTGCCAAATTCAAGAATGAGGCAGAGATCATTAAAACCGGTAAAATAACCGAAGTACTGGGAGGTAAACCCAACATCCTCGTACAGATCCTCAAAGAGCCCATTTCTTCAAAAGGCCCGCGCCTGAGTTGCGAAATTTCCCTCCCCGGTCGCTTTATTGTGATCACACCCTTCAATAATATTGTTGCGGTGTCTAAAAAGATCCATTCTTCCGAAGAAAGAAAAAGACTGCAAAAGATCGTAGAAGCCATCAAGCCCAATAACTTCGGCGTGATCGTACGTACCGCTGCAGAAGGAAAGAAAACGGCGGAATTACATGAAGATCTTACCATGCTCGTGAGTACCTGGAAAACTATCCAGGATAACCTGCGCAATGCCGCACCCCCGCAAAAGATATTAAGCGAGCAAACTAAAACAGCCAGCATCCTCCGCGATCTGCTGAACGAGAGCTTCAACCGTATTGTCATTAACGACAAGAACATCTATTCAGATACCAAAACATATATTCAAAAGATAGCTCCGGAGAAACAGGACATTGTTTCCTATTATCACAACGGCGCCCCCATCTTCGATCATTTTGGTGTAACCCGCCAGGTGAAAGCTTCCTTCGGGAAAACAGTAAACCTGGACAGTGGTGTATATCTCATCATAGAAGCAACAGAAGCCCTGCACGTGATTGACGTGAACAGTGGTTACAAAAGCTCCAGCAATAACCAGGAACAGAATGCGCTTGCTTCCAACCTGGAGGCTGCCGCAGAAATTGCCCGCCAGCTCAGGCTGCGCGATCTCGGTGGCATCATCATCATCGATTTCATCGATATGAAACTGCCGGAGAACAAAAAGAGCGTATACGAAGCCATGGAGAAATTCATGGCGCTGGACAGGGCTAAACATACCATCCTGCCTATCTCCAAATTCGGTCTTATGCAAATCACCCGCCAAAGGGTGAAACCGGAGATCACCATCTCCGTGGCAGAAGATTGCCCGGCCTGTAAAGGTACCGGTAAGATAGGGGCCTCCATGCTCATCTTTGAAGATATCGAAAAGAACCTGCTGTACCTGCTTAATCACCAGCACAAAGGTTTAACCATCCGGGTACACCCTATCCTCCATTCCTATCTGACCAAAGGCTGGCTCAGGTCCAAACAATGGAAATGGTTCTTTGAGTATAAAAAGTGGATCAAACTGAGAGCAGATAATAATTACCACCTCACGGAATACCGCTTCTTTGACGCTAACGACGAAGAGATTAAATTATAA